Genomic DNA from Halorussus rarus:
GCGCCGGTACGAGGACGAGCACGGCGTGACCATCGACCACGCCTGGGGGATGACCGAGACGATGAGCATCGGCAGCGTCTCTCGTCCGAAGGCGGGGATGGCCGACTGGGACCGCGAGGCCCGGTTCGCCAAGCGCGCCAAGCAGGGGCTGCTCTCGCCCGGCCTGGAGATGAAAATCGTGGACGATGACGGCGAGGAACTCCCCTGGGATAGCGCGGAGCGAAGCTCCGCGGACCATTCGAGCGGGCAGGGCCCGCGAGAAGACGGGGAAGCGGTCGGCGAACTGTACGTCCGCGGTCCCACGGTCGTCACCGAGTACTACAACCGGCCCGAAGCAAACCAGGAGGAGTTCGAGGGGGACTGGCTCAAGACCGGTGACATCGCCAGCATCGACGAGGACGGCTACATCGAGGTCGTGGACCGCGCGAAGGACGTTGTCAAGAGCGGCGGCGAGTGGATATCGACCATCGAACTCGAGAACGCGCTGATGGCCCACGAGGACGTGGTCGAGGCGGCGGTCATCGCGGTGCCCCACGAGCGGTGGCGCGAGCGACCCCTGGCCTGCGCGGTGGTCCGGGAGGGCGCCGACCTCTCGGCCGAGGACCTGCTGGCCTTCCTCGACGGGGAGTTCCCGGACTGGTGGCTTCCGGACGACGTCGCCTTCGTCGAGGAGGTCCCCCGGACCGCGACCGGCAAGTTCGACAAGAAGGTGCTGCGCGACCGGTTCGCCGACCCCGATCTCCGGTTCACACCCGGAGAGTAATCCGGCGCTCACCGGAGGAAGTTAACAACGGCTGGATTTCGACGACGAAAGACACCGATGTTTCCGATACGACCGCAACTATTTTACAGAGATAACTCGCTCCCGGTGGAGTTAAGGCGGCATGTCGCGAAACGGCGTAGCGTATGACACGTCCTGACATCCGACGAGTGACGGTGCTCGGCGCGGGCAACATGGGCCACGGCATCACCGAGGTCGCCGCGATGGCGGGCTACGACGTCACGATGCGCGACATCGAGGAGGACCTCGTCGAAGACGGCTACGACGACATCGAGTGGAGCCTCGAGAAACTGGCCGAGAAGGACCGCCTCGACGAGCCGGTCGAGGAGATCCTCGGGCGCATCGACACCGCGACCGACCTCGAGGCGGCGGTGTCGGACGCCGACCTCGTCGTCGAGGCGGCCCCCGAGCAGATGGACCTCAAGAAGGACATCTTCGGCGACCTCGACGAGTTCGCGCCCGACGATGCGATTCTGGCGTCGAACACCTCCAGCCTGAGCATCACCGAGATGGCGACCGCGACCTCGCGGCCCGAGGACGTGGTCGGGATGCACTTCTTCAACCCGCCGGTGAAGATGGACCTCGTGGAGGTCATCTACGGCGAGGAGACCGACGACGACACCGCCGAGACCGCCTACGAGTTCGTGGAGTCGCTGGGCAAGACCCCTATCTACGTCCGGAAGGACGTCAACGGGTTCGTGGTCAACACGGTGCTCGGGCCGTTCACCGACGAGTCCGCGTGGATGGTCTCGAACGGCGAAGCCACCGTCCGGGAGGTCGACGCCGCGATGGTCCACCAGCGCGGGTACCCGATGGGGCCCTTCGAGCTCGCCGACCTGACCGGCATCGACGTGGGCTACCACGTCCGGAAGGAGGCCGGTCGGCCGATTCCACCCATCACCGAGGAGAAGGTCGAGAACGACGAGCTCGGCCGGAAGACCGGCAAGGGGTTCTACGACTACGAGGACGGTGAGGGCGTGAACTACGAACCGGGCGACGGCGAGGGCTTCGACACGCTGCGCGTCGAGGCCCGGATGATCAACGAGGCCGCCCGACTCGTCGGCGACGACGTGGCGACCCCCGAGGAGGTCGACACCGGGGTCAAGCTCGGGCTGGGCTTCCCGGAGGGCATCTGCCGGCGCGCGGACAAAATCGGGCTCGACACCGTCCTCGACAAACTCCGGACCCTCCGCGAGGAGACCGGCGAGGACCGGTTCGCGCCCGACGACTACCTGGTCGAACTCGTCGAGTCGGGCCGGACCGGCGAGGAGGCGGGCGCTGGCTTCCACGAGTACGGCGGCGCGGGCGACGGCCCCGGCGACTACCGGTTGCTGAACTACGAACTG
This window encodes:
- a CDS encoding 3-hydroxyacyl-CoA dehydrogenase/enoyl-CoA hydratase family protein; this translates as MTRPDIRRVTVLGAGNMGHGITEVAAMAGYDVTMRDIEEDLVEDGYDDIEWSLEKLAEKDRLDEPVEEILGRIDTATDLEAAVSDADLVVEAAPEQMDLKKDIFGDLDEFAPDDAILASNTSSLSITEMATATSRPEDVVGMHFFNPPVKMDLVEVIYGEETDDDTAETAYEFVESLGKTPIYVRKDVNGFVVNTVLGPFTDESAWMVSNGEATVREVDAAMVHQRGYPMGPFELADLTGIDVGYHVRKEAGRPIPPITEEKVENDELGRKTGKGFYDYEDGEGVNYEPGDGEGFDTLRVEARMINEAARLVGDDVATPEEVDTGVKLGLGFPEGICRRADKIGLDTVLDKLRTLREETGEDRFAPDDYLVELVESGRTGEEAGAGFHEYGGAGDGPGDYRLLNYELSDDGLLEIELDRPERMNALSTDLLDEIDDLLSSADVDEVRCVTFEGAGDRAFSAGADIGGFADVDPTDAMDVTPAFETVNDFERPVVAKVDGYCLGAGLELALACDLRIATEGSEFGSPEIGLGLIPGGGGTQRLLRLLGETRAKELVFRGNRIDAERAEEWGLINRAVPASEFEDTVAEFVDDVLEGPPIGLKVAKKVLNEGADASLDAALALESQGFGLLMGTEDVREGTAAFRDDREPEFRGE